The sequence CATATCTTACCCCAACAACATAGTCATCTTGTCCATGTCCAGGAGCTGTATGAACACAACCTGTACCTGCATCAGCTGTAACGTGATCACCTAAAATGATAACTCCAGTTCTTTCGATAAATGGATGTTGGTATGTAAGTCTTTCTAATGCTTCCCCTTTAAATTCTTTTATAAGTTCGCATTCTTTTATTCCTATTTCATTCATAGCTTTTTCAGCTAAAACTTTTGCAAATATTAAGTTTCCTAATTCAGTTTTATAAACTCCATATTCAAACTCAGCATTTAAACAGATTCCTACATTTGCTGGTAAAGTCCAAGGAGTTGTTGTCCAAATTACTATATAAGTTTCTTCTGTCATTCCAATTTTATCTAACACATCTTGGTTAGCTTTCATTTTTACATAAACAGATGGAGATTTTATATCTTTATATTCGATTTCAGCTTCTGCTAAAGCTGTTTCTGTTACTGGTGACCAGTAGATTGGTTTAGAACCTTTGAAGATATATCCGTTTTTATATAATTCTCCAAAAACTTCTAATTGTTTTGCTTCATATTCAGGGTTTAAAGTTAGATAAGGATTATCCCAATCTCCTAAAATTCCAAGTCTTATAAATTGTTCTTTTTGAATTCCAACCCATTTTTTAGCATATTTTGTACATTTTTCTCTTATTTCTAGTGGAGACATTGATTTCATTTTTTCACCAAGTTCTTCACTTACTTTTAATTCTATTGGAAGACCGTGAGTATCCCAACCTGGTACATATGGTGCATTAAATCCTCTAGCTCTTTTATATTTTAAAATTATATCTTTTAAAACTTTGTTTAATGCGTGTCCTATATGAATATTACCATTTGCATATGGTGGTCCATCATGTAGTATAAAACTAGGTTTAGTTTCATCGATGCTTTTTTCATATATTTTTTGTTTTGTCCATTCTTTTACCATTAATGGCTCTTTGTTGGGTAAGTTAGCTTTCATTTGAAAACTAGTTTTTGGTAGATTCAGTGTTTTTCCATAATCCTTATCTTCCATTTTTTATTGCTCCTCCTTAAATATATTTAATGTTATCTTAACTTCAGTTCCTTGATTAAGAGTGGAATAGAATTTGATTACTCCCTTACAGTCTTTTATAACTCTCTCTGCTAAAGGTACTCCAAGTCCAGGAGTATCTCCTTTGTAAGTCATAAATGGTTGAGAAATATATTTTAATTGTTCCTCGTCCATTCCTATTCCATTATCTTTAATATCAATTTTTATTTTGTTAGCTATTTTATCTCTAATCACTATTATTGTGATTTTTTTATCGCTTCTATCACTTGCCATAACTGCATCATAAGCATTTTTTAGAAGTTCCATAAAAGCTCTTTTAAATCTTTCTCTATTACCAAGTACATCTTCTGTATAACTTATGAAAGATGCTATTGTAACTTTATCTTCGTTTCCATCTTCTTTTAAAATATTTCTAAATTCTCCTATCATTTCAACCATAAAATGTTCTATGTTAACAGGTTCTAATTTTTTTCTATCAGATGGATTTGAATATTGTTTCAAGATCTTATTAGAATATTTAATGTTTTTTACTTTCTCTTTAAAATCTCTTATTTCATCTTCAATCTCTTTCAAATTATCACTTTTATTTTCTTGAATTAAGGTTACAAGTTTATTTAAAGCTTCTTCCCTCGTTGTTAAAAATCTTTCAGTGATATTGTTTATTGTTCTATTTCTTTCAGTTTCTATTCTTTCAGTTTCATCAACTCTATTTTTTAATTTTGTAGTAACATTCATCATTAAGATTTTTATAAGCTCTATATCCTCTTCTGTTATCTCTTTTGATTTTGTATAATAATCAAATAACATAACTCCAGAATAATAATCTATATTATAAATCGGTACTGCCACAAAATTTTTAAGTCCTATAGTATTAAAAAGATCATTTCCTAAATTATGTTTATAACCTTTATCATTTATATAGATACTTTGTCTATTTCTAAAAGAGTTGGCTATAAAGTTTTCTTCTGAATAAGGAATTTTTATAAGTTTTACTACATCTTCAAGCTGTTTTATTTGGAAGTTAAATCCTGTTTTTCTCTCTTTTAAGATATCATTTCTAATCTCTGTTATATGAGAGTTTAGGACACACATCTCCCCAACAAAAGCATCTTTTTCTCTACTATATCTAAAGAACATTCCCCTCATAAATCCTAAATCCACTTCAGAAACAAAGGCTTTCATAATTTTTCTAACTACACTAGTTATATCTCCAGCTGTTTCAAGTTCAAGAATTAACTTTTCTATGG is a genomic window of Fusobacterium perfoetens containing:
- a CDS encoding ATP-binding protein, coding for MKINKDSIVLKIIFYTNIAIISSSVVVAFIITFITFQDMEARLLNTAKEKVFILEKAHMNYMFNMRGDITQILLKKKNLYEDSVEIDYEVLSKILKSDLMKNDFRKYYQVEIGLFDKAGRILGCSGKNGLFDKRSFLPNDRIKEIVRDKKYYTVKFENELYSRIILPHSIFKNEENNGYIVLSIPLNNNILRYMREYIELSDSDKIFILSNTAYLYGDFKKKPREKTFLMKKQEKSGGIYQYSYRNVKVDETPYYIVTTTLKDVDKKNILGYLGVGISRENFIRTKIIIAIFIGIMVLSFVTIATTFFSKILKNMLLPLKEISNAAEEISNGNYDTVIEFNGTGEIKVLENSLKDMLLKLEDNQRTLKIRNKKLKENLNKMKSIEKLILELETAGDITSVVRKIMKAFVSEVDLGFMRGMFFRYSREKDAFVGEMCVLNSHITEIRNDILKERKTGFNFQIKQLEDVVKLIKIPYSEENFIANSFRNRQSIYINDKGYKHNLGNDLFNTIGLKNFVAVPIYNIDYYSGVMLFDYYTKSKEITEEDIELIKILMMNVTTKLKNRVDETERIETERNRTINNITERFLTTREEALNKLVTLIQENKSDNLKEIEDEIRDFKEKVKNIKYSNKILKQYSNPSDRKKLEPVNIEHFMVEMIGEFRNILKEDGNEDKVTIASFISYTEDVLGNRERFKRAFMELLKNAYDAVMASDRSDKKITIIVIRDKIANKIKIDIKDNGIGMDEEQLKYISQPFMTYKGDTPGLGVPLAERVIKDCKGVIKFYSTLNQGTEVKITLNIFKEEQ